From the genome of Bacillus sp. 2205SS5-2:
TAAAGAAATTGGTCAAAGAGTACTTGACCGTTTTGCTGAGGCATGTAAGGATGTTGCAACAATTGAGTCCAAACCAAAAATGGATGGACGTAGCATGTTCTTAGTCTTAGCCCCTATTAACGAAAAGTAACGTAACCGAGGAGGAATACCCAATGCCAAAAATGAAAACTCACCGCGGCTCTGCAAAGCGTTTCAAAAAGACAGGTTCTGGTAAACTAAAACGTTCTAAAGCTTATACAAGCCACTTATTCGCGAATAAATCTACCAAACAAAAACGTAAGCTTCGTAAAGGCGCAGTCGTTTCTAAAGGTGATTTCAAACGCATTCGTCACATGCTAGACAACTTGTAAAAAACAGATATTGTAGGAAAACTAGGAGGGAAATAATATGCCACGCGTAAAAGGCGGAACAGTAACACGCAGACGTCGTAAAAAAGTTATTAAATTAGCTAAAGGTTATTATGGTTCTAAACATACTTTATATAAAGTAGCAAATCAACAAGTAATGAAATCTTACATGTACGCTTATCGTGATCGTCGTCAGAAAAAACGCGACTTCCGTAAGCTTTGGATTACTCGTATCAATGCAGCTGCTCGTATGAATGGTCTTTCTTATAGCCGTTTAATGCACGGATTAAAGCTTGCTGGTATCGAAGTAAACCGCAAAATGCTTTCTGAGCTTGCTATTTCTGATGAAAAAGCATTTGCTCAATTAGCAGACGCTGCGAAAGCTCAAATCAACAAGTAAAAATAATCAAGCCGTTCTCTATTAGGAGAATGGCTTTTTTAAAGTTTTTTTTTGGATTGGTTACTCTTTGTACAAGGTGTCATAAAGTTCACGAAAAGAGTCTAGTAATAGGAAGATTGATGAAGTAAGTCAATATATAAGAAATGTAATCCAAACGTGAAAAGTCTTTATAGGACATATTAACTGTTACGAAAACAGTCTTCATTCACACTGTAAAAAGGAGGAGTGATAGTATGGTTCAACTCTTGCTAGGTTACCTATTGATGGTAAACCTTGTTTCATTTTTCGTCATGAGAATGGACAAACAGAAAGCAAAGAAGAATACCTATCGGATCAGCGAAAAAACACTTTGGAAGCTAAGTTGGATTGGGGGAGCGATCGGTTCTTTTTTGGGGATGAAAACCTTTAGGCATAAAACAAAGCACCGCGTTTTTGCTTGGGGCTTACCGATTTTGGCTATCATACAAGTGATTCTGATTAGCTGGATGATCATCGCCCTGTCATAAGAGCGAGCATAGTTGTATAAGATGTAATAAGCTGAAAAAATTGAGTAAAGCGTCAAAAGCCTGTTTGATCAGCTTTGCAGAATTGGTGTGAGATCGTCATGTCTATTTCAACGCACAATTGTCCTCCCTAATGAATAAAAGCAATGTTTAAGATATCTATTTGAATGGTGAATTAGAAAGGCTGTTATCTCATAGTATGTTGCTTTTCGTCTATTTTGATGATTCCATCTTAAATTAGGTAAAATAGCAACAATGAATATGTAAACAGCCATAAGAAAAGAGCACAGGAAGAAGGTGAGCTGGATGAATAGCGAGATGTTGCTGCTATTTTCCTTTGTAGAAAATTGGGGCGTTCTCGCTCCGTTAGCCTTTATTCTCTTTCACGTTCTACGGCAGTTCTTATTTTTACCCGTAATTCTTGTCTGTATGGCGGGAGGGGTTTTGTTTGGAAGTTTATTGGGTACGATTTATTCTCTAGTGGGATTAACCCTTTTATCTAGTCTATTCTTTATCGGGATTCATAAATTTCCAAGGTTTTATGAAAAGTTATTAAATAT
Proteins encoded in this window:
- a CDS encoding DUF1294 domain-containing protein; translated protein: MVQLLLGYLLMVNLVSFFVMRMDKQKAKKNTYRISEKTLWKLSWIGGAIGSFLGMKTFRHKTKHRVFAWGLPILAIIQVILISWMIIALS
- the rplT gene encoding 50S ribosomal protein L20, whose protein sequence is MPRVKGGTVTRRRRKKVIKLAKGYYGSKHTLYKVANQQVMKSYMYAYRDRRQKKRDFRKLWITRINAAARMNGLSYSRLMHGLKLAGIEVNRKMLSELAISDEKAFAQLADAAKAQINK
- the rpmI gene encoding 50S ribosomal protein L35, coding for MPKMKTHRGSAKRFKKTGSGKLKRSKAYTSHLFANKSTKQKRKLRKGAVVSKGDFKRIRHMLDNL